The following proteins come from a genomic window of Streptomyces sp. NBC_00539:
- a CDS encoding ATP-binding protein: MNGLSIRLLATPEAVSGLRRAVREHLGEPCADVQLCVSELLANVITHLGAGTPVTLRITTPRITGRAARTRVELTDPDPRAWPVLRRASGTEESGRGLALLDAVALRWGVTQGAGCKTVWCELEPGHSPDRRVALITGG, translated from the coding sequence GTGAACGGCCTCAGCATCCGGCTGCTCGCCACGCCCGAGGCGGTGTCCGGGCTCAGGCGGGCGGTACGGGAGCACCTCGGGGAGCCGTGCGCCGACGTACAGCTCTGCGTCAGCGAGCTGCTGGCCAACGTGATCACCCACCTCGGCGCGGGCACCCCCGTCACCCTGCGCATCACCACCCCGCGGATCACCGGAAGGGCAGCCCGTACCCGGGTCGAGCTCACCGACCCCGATCCGCGCGCGTGGCCCGTACTGCGCCGGGCGAGCGGAACCGAGGAGTCCGGGCGGGGGCTGGCCCTGCTCGACGCAGTGGCCCTGCGCTGGGGGGTGACACAGGGCGCGGGATGCAAGACCGTGTGGTGCGAGCTTGAGCCTGGTCACAGTCCGGACCGGAGGGTTGCCCTTATTACCGGCGGGTAG
- a CDS encoding acyl-CoA dehydrogenase: MGHYKSNLRDIEFNLFEVLGRDKLYGTGPFGEMDTETAKSILAELTKLAENDLAASFEDADRNPPVFDPATNTAPVPTSFKKSYQAFMDSEYWRLGLPEEIGGTTSPRSLIWAYAELLLGANPAVWMYSSGPAFAGVLFEEGNEAQKKIAQIAVEKQWGSTMVLTEPDAGSDVGAGRTKAVQQDDGSWHIEGVKRFITSGEHDMSENILHYVLARPEGHGPGTKGLSLFLVPKFHFDWETGELGERNGVYATNVEHKMGLKASNTCEMTFGDQHPAKGWLIGDKHDGIRQMFMIIEFARMMVGTKAIATLSTGYLNALEYAKERVQGPDLANFMDKTAPKVTITHHPDVRRSLMTQKAYAEGMRALVLYTASIQDEIQAKQAAGEDASALVGLNDLLLPIVKGYGSEKSYEQLAQSLQTFGGSGYLQEYPIEQYIRDAKIDTLYEGTTAIQGQDFFFRKIVRDQGASLNVLSETIKKFLAEAVGGDDLAPARDALAKAAVDLEAIVGQMIVDLTATGEDVKNIYKVGQNTTRLLMASGDVVVGYLLLKGAAVAAEKLAGASAKDVPFYTGKIAAAKFFAAEVLPGVSVQRALAESVDNSLMELDEAAF; the protein is encoded by the coding sequence ATGGGGCACTACAAGTCGAATCTCCGCGACATCGAGTTCAACCTCTTCGAGGTGCTCGGCCGCGACAAGCTGTACGGCACCGGCCCGTTCGGCGAGATGGACACCGAGACCGCCAAGAGCATCCTGGCCGAGCTGACCAAGCTCGCCGAGAACGACCTGGCCGCCTCCTTCGAGGACGCCGACCGCAACCCGCCGGTCTTCGACCCGGCCACCAACACCGCGCCGGTCCCGACCTCCTTCAAGAAGAGCTACCAGGCCTTCATGGACTCCGAGTACTGGCGCCTGGGCCTGCCCGAGGAGATCGGCGGCACCACCTCGCCCCGCTCCCTCATCTGGGCCTACGCGGAGCTGCTGCTCGGCGCCAACCCGGCCGTGTGGATGTACTCCTCCGGTCCGGCCTTCGCCGGCGTGCTCTTCGAAGAGGGCAACGAGGCGCAGAAGAAGATCGCGCAGATCGCGGTCGAGAAGCAGTGGGGCTCGACCATGGTGCTCACCGAGCCGGACGCCGGCTCGGACGTCGGCGCCGGCCGCACCAAGGCGGTCCAGCAGGACGACGGCTCCTGGCACATCGAGGGCGTGAAGCGCTTCATCACGTCCGGTGAGCACGACATGTCGGAGAACATCCTCCACTACGTCCTCGCCCGCCCCGAGGGCCACGGCCCGGGCACCAAGGGCCTGTCCCTCTTCCTCGTCCCGAAGTTCCACTTCGACTGGGAGACCGGCGAGCTGGGCGAGCGCAACGGCGTCTACGCGACGAACGTCGAGCACAAGATGGGCCTCAAGGCCTCGAACACCTGCGAGATGACCTTCGGCGACCAGCACCCCGCCAAGGGCTGGCTGATCGGCGACAAGCACGACGGCATCCGCCAGATGTTCATGATCATCGAGTTCGCCCGGATGATGGTCGGCACGAAGGCCATCGCCACCCTCTCCACCGGCTACCTGAACGCGCTGGAGTACGCCAAGGAGCGCGTGCAGGGCCCGGACCTGGCCAACTTCATGGACAAGACGGCCCCCAAGGTCACCATCACCCACCACCCCGACGTGCGCCGCTCGCTCATGACGCAGAAGGCGTACGCGGAGGGCATGCGCGCCCTGGTCCTGTACACCGCGTCCATCCAGGACGAGATCCAGGCCAAGCAGGCCGCGGGCGAGGACGCCTCCGCGCTGGTCGGCCTCAACGACCTGCTGCTGCCGATCGTGAAGGGCTACGGCTCGGAGAAGTCGTACGAGCAGCTCGCGCAGTCGCTGCAGACCTTCGGCGGTTCCGGTTACCTCCAGGAATACCCGATCGAGCAGTACATCCGGGACGCGAAGATCGACACCCTCTACGAGGGCACCACCGCGATCCAGGGCCAGGACTTCTTCTTCCGGAAGATCGTCCGCGACCAGGGCGCCTCCCTGAACGTCCTCTCCGAGACGATCAAGAAGTTCCTGGCCGAGGCCGTCGGCGGCGACGACCTCGCCCCGGCCCGCGACGCGCTCGCCAAGGCCGCGGTCGACCTGGAGGCCATCGTCGGCCAGATGATCGTCGACCTCACCGCCACCGGCGAGGACGTCAAGAACATCTACAAGGTCGGACAGAACACCACCCGCCTGCTGATGGCATCCGGTGACGTCGTCGTCGGGTACCTGCTGCTCAAGGGCGCCGCCGTGGCCGCCGAGAAGCTGGCCGGCGCCTCCGCGAAGGACGTCCCCTTCTACACCGGCAAGATCGCCGCCGCGAAGTTCTTCGCCGCGGAGGTCCTCCCGGGCGTCTCGGTCCAGCGCGCGCTGGCCGAGAGCGTCGACAACAGCCTCATGGAGCTCGACGAGGCCGCGTTCTAG
- a CDS encoding SseB family protein yields MYGYDQNPGAQQGYAQQPPQGYAQQAPPLYPEPSPPSLADAVRAFTTGQLAAEDFQQIFATSKVYCPRGETPGFLALHNTQQPVIPMFTTLKELRRYAGKESKYFVITGAEVIDLLPTGYGFVLDMEGDHRMVFDAKAVEQMVDYAMRRMYG; encoded by the coding sequence ATGTACGGCTACGACCAGAACCCGGGTGCCCAGCAGGGCTACGCGCAGCAGCCCCCTCAGGGGTACGCGCAACAGGCGCCGCCGCTGTACCCCGAGCCGTCGCCGCCCTCCCTCGCGGACGCCGTACGGGCCTTCACCACCGGGCAGCTCGCCGCCGAGGACTTCCAGCAGATCTTCGCCACCTCGAAGGTCTACTGCCCCCGCGGCGAGACCCCCGGCTTCCTGGCCCTGCACAACACGCAGCAGCCGGTCATCCCGATGTTCACCACGCTCAAGGAGCTCCGCCGGTACGCCGGCAAGGAGTCCAAGTACTTCGTGATCACCGGCGCCGAGGTCATCGACCTGCTCCCGACCGGGTACGGCTTCGTCCTCGACATGGAGGGCGACCACCGCATGGTCTTCGACGCGAAGGCGGTCGAGCAGATGGTCGACTACGCCATGCGCCGCATGTATGGCTAG
- a CDS encoding helix-turn-helix domain-containing protein produces MAARKGIDGSASVPAFYGKELRWKREAAGLTLEQTVEGSFYGVSYLSEIERAQRRMPLDLARHVDAVLRTDGFFERCCEDVRKARNGTLAPYFAPVAEMEKRARSIEEWAHAIIPGLLQTAPCTRAITHVTHPLDLPEEVDVKVRNRLQRGRLLDDPQRPEYWVILHESLLRSPLLPPEEMADQLEHVAALARRRRIVPQILLWNAPLSPFMGQSMKLMEFDDEPPVMYTEGPYHGQLIDDLALVKRYRKTYDRLRAAALPSEASLAMIESTAEDLRNGKQRS; encoded by the coding sequence ATGGCCGCACGTAAAGGCATCGATGGATCGGCCAGCGTGCCGGCCTTCTACGGCAAGGAGTTGCGCTGGAAACGCGAGGCGGCAGGCCTGACGCTGGAGCAGACGGTGGAGGGCAGCTTCTACGGGGTCAGCTACCTGAGCGAGATCGAACGGGCCCAGCGGCGGATGCCGTTGGATTTGGCGCGTCATGTGGATGCCGTCCTGAGGACGGACGGCTTCTTCGAGCGGTGCTGCGAGGACGTCCGTAAGGCTCGCAACGGCACCCTCGCGCCGTACTTCGCCCCGGTTGCCGAGATGGAGAAGCGGGCCCGGTCCATCGAGGAGTGGGCCCACGCGATCATCCCCGGGCTGCTGCAGACGGCGCCGTGCACCCGGGCGATCACGCATGTCACGCACCCTCTCGACCTGCCGGAAGAGGTGGACGTGAAGGTGCGGAACCGACTTCAGCGAGGACGGCTCCTTGATGACCCGCAGCGGCCGGAATACTGGGTGATCCTGCACGAGTCGCTGCTGCGGAGCCCACTTTTGCCGCCCGAGGAGATGGCGGATCAGCTGGAACACGTGGCCGCACTGGCGCGCCGCCGCCGGATCGTTCCACAGATCCTTCTGTGGAACGCACCCCTCAGCCCGTTCATGGGGCAGTCGATGAAGCTCATGGAGTTCGACGACGAGCCGCCGGTCATGTACACCGAGGGTCCGTACCACGGCCAACTCATTGACGATCTGGCGCTCGTGAAGCGGTATAGGAAGACATACGATCGGCTCAGGGCCGCCGCACTGCCGTCTGAAGCGTCCCTGGCCATGATCGAATCGACAGCCGAGGACCTACGAAATGGCAAGCAGCGCAGCTGA
- a CDS encoding M18 family aminopeptidase — protein sequence MTSPAHFDRGHTDDLMAFLTASPSPYHAVANAAERLEKAGFRQLSESDAWDSGTGGRFVLRGGAIIAWYVPEGAAAHTPFRIIGAHTDSPNLRVKPVPDAGSQGWRQIAVEIYGGTLLNTWLDRDLGLAGRLTLRDGSERLVNVDRALLRVPQLAVHLDRSVNTDGLKLDKQRHMQPIWGLGEVREGDLIAFLEEEEGLPQGSVAGWDLMVHSIEPPAYLGRDRELLAGPRMDNLLSVHAGVAALAAVSAAGSGNAKLDHIPVLAAFDHEENGSQSDTGADGPLLGNVLERSVFARGGSYEDRARAFAGTICLSSDTGHAVHPNYGERHDPTHHPRANGGPILKVNVNQRYATDGSGRAVFAGACERAGVPWQTFVSNNSMPCGTTIGPITAARHGIQTVDIGVAILSMHSARELCGADDPFLLANALVAFLEG from the coding sequence ATGACCTCTCCCGCCCACTTCGACCGCGGCCACACCGACGACCTGATGGCCTTCCTGACGGCCAGTCCGTCGCCGTACCATGCCGTGGCCAACGCGGCCGAGCGGCTGGAAAAGGCCGGTTTCAGGCAGTTGTCGGAATCGGACGCCTGGGACTCGGGTACGGGGGGCAGGTTCGTACTCCGCGGCGGTGCCATCATCGCCTGGTACGTACCGGAGGGTGCCGCCGCGCACACCCCGTTCCGCATCATCGGCGCCCACACCGACTCCCCCAACCTGCGCGTCAAGCCCGTCCCTGACGCCGGGTCACAGGGCTGGCGGCAGATCGCGGTCGAGATCTACGGCGGGACGCTGCTCAACACCTGGCTGGACCGCGACCTCGGCCTGGCCGGCCGGCTGACGCTGCGCGACGGCAGCGAGCGGCTGGTGAACGTGGACCGGGCACTGCTGCGCGTGCCCCAACTCGCCGTGCACCTGGACCGGTCGGTGAACACCGACGGCCTCAAGCTCGACAAGCAGCGCCACATGCAGCCGATCTGGGGCCTGGGCGAGGTCCGGGAGGGCGATCTGATCGCGTTCCTGGAGGAGGAAGAGGGCCTGCCCCAGGGTTCGGTGGCCGGCTGGGACCTGATGGTCCACTCGATCGAGCCGCCCGCGTACCTGGGCCGCGACCGCGAGCTGCTGGCCGGGCCGCGCATGGACAACCTGCTGTCGGTGCACGCGGGCGTCGCGGCACTGGCGGCCGTCTCCGCGGCCGGCTCGGGGAACGCGAAGCTCGACCACATCCCGGTGCTGGCCGCCTTCGACCACGAGGAGAACGGCTCGCAGTCCGACACCGGCGCGGACGGCCCGCTCCTGGGCAACGTGCTGGAACGTTCGGTCTTCGCGCGCGGCGGCTCCTACGAGGACCGGGCACGGGCCTTCGCGGGCACCATCTGCCTGTCCTCGGACACCGGCCACGCCGTGCACCCCAACTACGGTGAGCGGCACGACCCGACGCACCACCCGCGCGCCAACGGCGGCCCCATCCTCAAGGTCAACGTCAACCAGCGCTACGCCACCGACGGCAGCGGGCGCGCGGTGTTCGCGGGCGCCTGCGAGCGGGCCGGGGTGCCGTGGCAGACGTTCGTCTCCAACAACTCGATGCCGTGCGGTACGACGATCGGTCCCATCACGGCCGCCCGGCACGGCATCCAGACCGTGGACATCGGCGTGGCGATCCTGTCGATGCACAGCGCCCGCGAACTGTGCGGCGCGGACGACCCGTTCCTGCTGGCGAACGCGCTGGTGGCCTTCCTGGAGGGCTGA
- a CDS encoding DUF397 domain-containing protein, with product MASSAADFPKAVWRKSSHSNGDNGDCVEVADGLDRVVPVRDSKRPGGPAIVVAAAAWTPFIATLKAS from the coding sequence ATGGCAAGCAGCGCAGCTGATTTCCCCAAGGCCGTCTGGCGGAAGAGCAGCCACAGCAACGGCGACAACGGCGACTGCGTGGAGGTGGCGGACGGGCTGGACCGGGTCGTGCCCGTGCGGGACTCGAAGCGGCCGGGCGGCCCGGCGATCGTCGTCGCGGCGGCGGCATGGACACCCTTCATCGCCACCCTCAAGGCGTCCTGA
- a CDS encoding AI-2E family transporter, producing MVTPLLPGPVRRLAAWCVVVLLVAGVLAVGVWLCVVFKAALTPVLLALLGTALLGPLHRRLVGLGVNRSLAAALTCLAVVAVVGGAGYVIVTALIDTGDEILASLRRAGEGLRAHFGVAGTSLQDLAKNARELLTKFGGTAASGVITGLSVVGELIATSVLALLLIFFFLRDSDRVAGALRSLAPAATGDTVEAVARRAYKAVEGFMRGTTFIALIDALCITAGLLVLRVPGALGLGALVFVGAYIPYLGAFISGALAVLVALADRGWVIGLWALGVVLAVQVLEGHVLQPLIQSRTVQMHPAAVMLAITAGASVAGILGMLLAVPLTAAASGVLSELRARYAASGQTTV from the coding sequence GTGGTGACTCCCCTTCTGCCCGGGCCGGTGCGGCGCCTCGCCGCCTGGTGCGTGGTCGTGCTGCTGGTTGCCGGAGTGCTCGCCGTCGGCGTGTGGCTGTGCGTCGTCTTCAAGGCCGCCCTCACGCCCGTACTGCTCGCCCTGCTCGGCACCGCACTGCTCGGGCCGCTGCACCGGCGGCTGGTCGGGCTGGGGGTGAACCGGTCCCTCGCCGCCGCGCTGACCTGCCTGGCCGTCGTCGCCGTCGTGGGCGGGGCCGGCTACGTCATCGTCACGGCGCTCATCGACACCGGTGACGAGATCCTCGCCTCGCTGCGGCGCGCCGGGGAGGGCCTGAGGGCGCACTTCGGCGTGGCGGGAACCTCGCTGCAGGACCTCGCCAAGAACGCCAGGGAGCTGCTGACCAAGTTCGGCGGTACGGCCGCCTCCGGCGTGATCACCGGCCTCAGCGTCGTCGGCGAGTTGATCGCGACCAGCGTGCTCGCGCTCCTGCTGATCTTCTTCTTCCTGCGCGACTCCGACCGGGTCGCCGGCGCGCTGCGCTCCCTCGCGCCCGCCGCCACCGGCGACACCGTCGAGGCCGTGGCGCGGCGCGCCTACAAGGCCGTCGAGGGGTTCATGCGCGGGACCACCTTCATCGCGCTGATCGACGCCCTGTGCATCACCGCCGGTCTGCTGGTGCTGCGGGTGCCCGGGGCGTTGGGACTCGGCGCGCTGGTGTTCGTCGGCGCCTACATCCCGTACCTGGGCGCCTTCATCTCCGGGGCGCTCGCCGTCCTCGTCGCCCTCGCCGACCGGGGCTGGGTGATCGGGCTGTGGGCGCTGGGCGTGGTGCTCGCCGTCCAGGTGCTGGAGGGGCACGTCCTGCAGCCGCTGATCCAGAGCCGCACGGTGCAGATGCACCCGGCGGCGGTCATGCTCGCCATCACGGCGGGGGCGAGCGTCGCGGGGATCCTCGGCATGCTGCTCGCCGTACCGCTGACGGCCGCCGCGTCCGGGGTGCTGTCCGAGCTGCGCGCCCGTTACGCGGCGAGCGGGCAGACCACCGTGTGA
- a CDS encoding SpoIIE family protein phosphatase, producing MRTEDVLAAIATGLWRWDNASGMVALDSEAARLLGLPAEPAVLPEVAVRSRFHPVDWNEIKAIVDLAVAEGTLAEARLRIVDADGRVLRTVRSRSKPVPAATTHGRIDYELIGTVQEIAEPQPGTTAAHTPITGDWRRSREAFLLDAGRALAEARSTAEVLRVAASLSMPGFSPDGLAVFGVDGDRLSIIGHHGHGPGDETPFTEMRLDTAYPAAEVVRTGRAVYLPTSEEYKRRFPATWPLAEPFGRSSWAFVPLIVAGRTMGAWMAAFKHPVSFSPDERSVLTTVARMLAQALQRAGVTESERELTTGLQRSMMPQLGPEIPGMRIAARYVPTGGGLQVGGDWYDMIPLPSGRFALVIGDVQGHDVRAAGLMGQLRIAVRAYASEGHRPDAVLSRASRFLDGLCSSQEKDGPRGYADGYDGGYGGEYGGGYGGRYGGGRDGGSASSYTDGGYAEGGPDPDYTSPRFATCLYMECDPRTGRLEVARAGHPDPVVRMTDGTVLMRPTAGGLPLGIVPDADYPTTCFTLEPGETLMLCTDGLIETGGHDLDTGWARLRAVLEAEDPAGGPETGGPDAEHLEKLADLLVQAVHGPSSHHTTGPLADRREDDIAVVLLCREGGGCGCGTSVSPHTRPARRTVLTVAQAEPERISGARRQVRELLHDWADPDQVDSAELMVSEMLTNVLTHTDGDALLVAEALGELGTRRLRVEVADSSDELPHKRHPGEMASSGRGVLLMEMLADAWGVDPRGEGKSIWFELREQAKAEDSDG from the coding sequence GTGCGCACCGAGGACGTCCTGGCCGCGATCGCGACCGGCCTGTGGCGATGGGACAACGCCTCCGGGATGGTCGCTCTCGACAGCGAGGCCGCCCGGCTGCTCGGGCTGCCCGCCGAGCCGGCCGTCCTGCCCGAGGTGGCCGTACGGTCGCGGTTCCACCCGGTCGACTGGAACGAGATCAAGGCCATCGTGGACCTGGCCGTCGCCGAGGGCACCCTCGCCGAGGCCCGGCTGCGGATCGTCGACGCGGACGGGCGCGTGCTGCGCACCGTACGCAGCCGCTCCAAACCGGTGCCGGCCGCCACCACGCACGGCAGGATCGACTACGAGCTGATCGGCACGGTCCAGGAGATCGCCGAGCCGCAGCCGGGCACGACCGCCGCGCACACCCCGATCACCGGCGACTGGCGGCGCTCCCGCGAGGCCTTCCTGCTGGACGCGGGCCGGGCGCTGGCCGAGGCCCGGTCGACGGCGGAGGTGCTCCGGGTCGCCGCCTCCCTCTCGATGCCGGGGTTCAGCCCCGACGGGCTGGCCGTCTTCGGCGTGGACGGGGACCGGCTGTCGATCATCGGCCACCACGGGCACGGCCCGGGGGACGAGACCCCCTTCACCGAGATGCGGCTGGACACGGCCTATCCGGCCGCGGAGGTGGTCCGCACCGGCCGGGCGGTCTACCTGCCCACCTCCGAGGAGTACAAGCGGCGCTTCCCCGCGACCTGGCCGCTGGCCGAGCCCTTCGGCCGGTCCTCCTGGGCCTTCGTCCCCCTGATCGTGGCCGGGCGGACCATGGGGGCGTGGATGGCGGCCTTCAAGCACCCGGTGTCCTTCTCGCCGGACGAGCGGTCCGTGCTGACCACGGTGGCGCGGATGCTGGCGCAGGCCCTCCAGCGCGCCGGGGTGACGGAGTCCGAACGGGAACTCACCACCGGCCTGCAACGCTCGATGATGCCGCAGCTGGGCCCCGAAATCCCTGGCATGCGGATCGCCGCCCGGTACGTCCCCACCGGCGGCGGGCTCCAGGTCGGCGGCGACTGGTACGACATGATCCCGCTGCCCTCCGGCCGGTTCGCGCTGGTCATCGGGGACGTCCAGGGCCACGACGTCCGCGCCGCGGGCCTGATGGGACAGCTGCGCATCGCGGTCCGCGCCTACGCCTCCGAGGGGCACCGCCCGGACGCGGTGCTCTCCCGGGCCTCCCGCTTCCTCGACGGGCTGTGCTCCTCGCAGGAGAAGGACGGCCCCCGCGGCTACGCCGACGGGTACGACGGCGGATACGGCGGCGAATACGGCGGTGGGTACGGCGGCAGGTACGGCGGCGGCCGTGACGGCGGATCCGCCTCCTCGTACACCGACGGGGGGTACGCCGAGGGCGGCCCCGACCCGGACTACACCAGCCCGCGCTTCGCCACCTGCCTCTACATGGAGTGCGACCCCCGGACCGGCCGGCTGGAGGTGGCCCGCGCCGGCCACCCCGACCCGGTGGTCCGGATGACCGACGGCACGGTCCTGATGCGGCCGACGGCGGGCGGACTCCCGCTCGGGATCGTCCCCGACGCCGACTACCCCACCACCTGCTTCACCCTCGAACCGGGCGAGACGCTGATGCTGTGCACCGACGGCCTCATCGAGACCGGCGGCCACGACCTGGACACCGGCTGGGCACGGCTGCGGGCCGTCCTCGAAGCCGAGGACCCGGCCGGCGGGCCGGAAACCGGGGGACCGGACGCGGAGCACCTCGAAAAGCTCGCCGACCTGCTGGTCCAGGCCGTCCACGGCCCGTCCTCGCACCACACCACCGGGCCGCTGGCCGACCGGCGCGAGGACGACATAGCCGTGGTCCTGCTGTGCCGCGAGGGCGGGGGCTGCGGCTGCGGCACCTCGGTGTCCCCCCACACCCGCCCGGCCCGGCGCACCGTGCTGACCGTGGCCCAGGCCGAGCCGGAACGGATCTCCGGGGCGCGCCGGCAGGTGCGGGAGCTGCTCCACGACTGGGCGGACCCCGACCAGGTCGACTCCGCGGAGCTGATGGTCTCCGAGATGCTGACCAACGTGCTGACGCACACCGACGGCGACGCGCTGCTGGTCGCGGAGGCCCTGGGCGAGCTGGGGACCCGGCGGCTGCGCGTGGAGGTCGCGGACTCCAGCGACGAGCTGCCGCACAAACGGCACCCGGGCGAGATGGCGTCCAGCGGCCGCGGGGTGCTGCTGATGGAGATGCTGGCCGACGCGTGGGGCGTCGACCCCCGCGGCGAGGGCAAGTCGATCTGGTTCGAGCTGCGCGAGCAGGCGAAGGCCGAAGACTCCGACGGCTGA
- a CDS encoding pirin family protein produces the protein MPAVTVENPLTLPRVAEPAQETAARKVLAVTTAPGGFEGEGFPVRRAFAGINYQYLDPFIMMDQMGEVEYAPGEPKGTPWHPHRGFETVTYLIDGTFVHQDSNGGGGVINGGDTQWMTAGSGLLHIEAPPESLVVSGGLFHGLQLWVNLPASDKMMPPRYQDIGGGQVQLLTTPDGGSLLRVIAGELDGHQGPGITHTPITMIHATVTPGAQITLPWREDFNALAYVMAGRGSVGEDRRPVQTGQTAVFGEGGSLTVRADASQDSNAPALEIVLLGGRPIREPMAHYGPFVMNSKHELQQAFDDFQAGRLGTVPTTARTR, from the coding sequence ATGCCTGCAGTGACTGTGGAGAACCCGTTGACGCTCCCCCGCGTCGCGGAACCGGCCCAGGAGACCGCCGCCCGTAAGGTGCTGGCCGTCACGACCGCCCCCGGTGGTTTCGAGGGCGAGGGATTCCCGGTGCGCCGCGCGTTCGCCGGGATCAACTACCAGTACCTCGACCCGTTCATCATGATGGACCAGATGGGCGAGGTGGAGTACGCGCCGGGCGAGCCCAAGGGCACCCCCTGGCACCCCCACCGCGGCTTCGAGACCGTGACCTACCTGATCGACGGAACCTTCGTCCACCAGGACAGCAACGGCGGCGGCGGCGTCATCAACGGTGGCGACACGCAGTGGATGACCGCCGGTTCCGGCCTCCTGCACATCGAGGCTCCGCCGGAGTCGCTCGTCGTCAGCGGCGGGCTCTTCCACGGCCTCCAGCTGTGGGTGAACCTCCCCGCCTCCGACAAGATGATGCCCCCGCGCTACCAGGACATCGGTGGCGGCCAGGTGCAGCTGCTGACCACCCCCGACGGCGGCTCGCTGCTCCGCGTGATCGCCGGTGAGCTCGACGGGCACCAGGGCCCGGGCATCACCCACACCCCGATCACGATGATCCACGCGACCGTCACCCCGGGCGCACAGATCACCCTCCCGTGGCGCGAGGACTTCAACGCCCTCGCCTACGTCATGGCCGGGCGCGGCTCGGTCGGCGAGGACCGGCGGCCCGTCCAGACCGGGCAGACCGCCGTGTTCGGCGAGGGCGGCTCGCTCACGGTGCGTGCGGACGCCTCGCAGGACTCCAACGCCCCCGCGCTGGAGATCGTCCTGCTCGGCGGCCGGCCCATCCGGGAGCCGATGGCGCACTACGGACCGTTCGTGATGAACAGCAAGCACGAACTCCAGCAGGCGTTCGACGACTTCCAGGCCGGTCGGCTGGGGACCGTACCCACCACGGCGCGCACGCGCTGA